From a region of the Bradyrhizobium sp. KBS0727 genome:
- a CDS encoding methylated-DNA--[protein]-cysteine S-methyltransferase, whose amino-acid sequence MNFIATRLAGGELADAADLIEYGIDGCDLGKVLVARSKIGVCAILLGANQDEMERSLAAIFPMSLLVLNKPHVRDELAKAVQFIASPKDDLDLELDVRGTPFQHRVWDALRTVKSGRPVTYAQLACRVHGPKSLRAIAQACSENPIALAIPCHRVMGNSGSTSGYRWGVERKRALVNREVAAA is encoded by the coding sequence ATGAATTTCATCGCGACGCGCCTCGCCGGGGGGGAACTCGCCGACGCGGCCGACCTGATCGAATACGGAATCGACGGTTGCGATCTCGGGAAGGTGCTGGTCGCACGCAGCAAGATTGGTGTGTGCGCGATCTTGCTGGGGGCGAACCAGGACGAGATGGAGCGGAGCCTCGCTGCGATCTTTCCGATGAGCCTATTGGTCCTGAACAAGCCTCACGTTCGTGACGAGTTGGCTAAGGCGGTGCAGTTCATCGCGTCGCCGAAGGACGATCTTGATCTCGAGCTCGACGTGCGCGGGACACCTTTTCAGCATCGCGTCTGGGACGCATTGCGCACCGTGAAATCCGGCCGGCCGGTTACTTACGCGCAGCTTGCCTGTCGGGTACACGGACCGAAGTCTTTGCGCGCTATCGCGCAAGCCTGCTCGGAGAACCCAATCGCCCTCGCAATACCGTGCCATCGTGTCATGGGAAACAGCGGATCTACCTCTGGCTATCGCTGGGGCGTCGAGCGGAAGCGGGCGCTGGTGAATCGCGAAGTCGCCGCGGCGTAG
- a CDS encoding PaaI family thioesterase: MDDKSGKQTIEYGIVPIDVMASMSGLDFVRAIFARRLPEPPIMQTVEPFDCTVEPGAVVIHSVPGLRHYNPIGSVHGGYAAILLDSAMGIAVQSTLPAGSGYATLEFKISFVRGISETSGVIRTEGRVLNAGRRVATAEARITDAKDRLLAHATTTCLVFEFPKGSAKG, encoded by the coding sequence ATGGACGACAAATCCGGCAAGCAGACTATCGAATACGGCATCGTACCCATCGACGTGATGGCATCGATGTCGGGGCTCGATTTTGTCCGCGCGATCTTCGCGAGACGATTGCCGGAGCCGCCGATCATGCAGACGGTCGAGCCGTTCGACTGCACGGTCGAACCCGGCGCCGTCGTGATTCACAGCGTGCCGGGTCTGCGCCATTACAATCCGATCGGCTCGGTGCATGGTGGCTATGCCGCGATCCTCCTGGATTCCGCGATGGGGATCGCGGTGCAGAGCACGCTGCCCGCGGGCAGTGGCTACGCCACGCTGGAGTTCAAGATCTCATTCGTGCGCGGCATCAGCGAGACGAGCGGCGTGATCCGCACCGAGGGCCGCGTGCTCAACGCCGGCCGCCGCGTCGCTACCGCCGAGGCGCGCATCACCGATGCAAAGGATCGGCTGCTTGCGCATGCGACGACGACGTGCCTTGTGTTCGAATTTCCGAAGGGGAGCGCGAAAGGCTGA
- a CDS encoding adenylate/guanylate cyclase domain-containing protein, which translates to MPPERIERKLAAILAADVAGYSRLMGADEEGTLARLKACRRELMDPEIAEHRGRVVKTTGDGILIEFPSVVDAVRCAMDVQRGMAERNANVTDEQRIEFRVGINLGDIMIEAEDIHGDGVNIAARLESIAEPGGICISDSSYQQVRDKFTIPFEDMGLQQLKNIARPVRVYRVLIGRSAPRERPALALPDKPSIAVLPFQNMSGDPEQEYFADGMVEDIITEMSRIRWLFVIARNSTFTYKGHAVAVKQVARELGVRYVLEGSVRKGGNRVRVTAQMIDATSGAHIWAERYDRDLSDIFAVRDEITASVAGDIEPALAEAEQQRVLRKPPERLDAWEAYQRGLWHFNKYRPEENQTAQTFFRQAIALDPNFAPGHYGNALALQWGIWHFSSRPFLEVQETAREEAQIAVSLDDKDAMAHAVLAHMMMWGGQWEAAIAEARTAVALNPNSAFVISMLGCVLGFGGYREEALERLQQAMRASPHDPLIWLWSIWRALLQFFSRDFVAALQTLRQVVRLRPSYAPPFEYVAASLAYLGQLDEAREALERVPPQSAEQLRRWQQRPPWMRPEDYALRVEGVHLAAGVRG; encoded by the coding sequence GTGCCTCCCGAGCGGATCGAACGCAAGCTCGCCGCCATCCTGGCCGCCGATGTGGCTGGCTATAGCCGACTCATGGGAGCGGACGAGGAAGGCACTCTCGCACGTCTGAAGGCCTGCCGTCGCGAATTGATGGACCCGGAGATTGCGGAGCACCGTGGGCGCGTCGTCAAGACCACCGGAGACGGCATCCTCATCGAGTTTCCGAGCGTGGTGGACGCCGTGCGCTGCGCAATGGACGTTCAGCGCGGCATGGCCGAGCGCAACGCGAATGTTACAGATGAGCAGCGGATCGAGTTTCGCGTCGGGATCAACCTTGGCGATATCATGATCGAAGCCGAGGACATTCATGGCGACGGAGTGAATATCGCGGCGCGGTTAGAAAGTATAGCGGAGCCCGGCGGCATTTGCATCTCGGACTCGTCCTATCAGCAAGTGCGCGACAAGTTCACCATCCCCTTCGAGGATATGGGCTTGCAGCAGCTCAAGAACATCGCGCGTCCGGTGCGCGTCTATCGCGTACTGATTGGCCGGAGCGCGCCGAGGGAAAGGCCGGCGCTCGCCCTGCCGGACAAGCCCTCGATCGCAGTACTGCCATTTCAGAATATGAGTGGTGATCCCGAGCAGGAATATTTCGCCGATGGCATGGTTGAAGATATTATCACCGAAATGAGCCGCATTCGCTGGCTGTTTGTGATCGCTCGCAACTCGACCTTCACCTACAAGGGCCACGCGGTTGCTGTGAAGCAGGTGGCGCGCGAACTGGGTGTGCGCTATGTGCTCGAAGGATCGGTGCGCAAGGGCGGCAATCGGGTGCGCGTCACCGCGCAAATGATCGATGCGACCTCCGGCGCCCATATATGGGCCGAGCGATACGACCGCGACCTCAGCGATATCTTTGCCGTGCGGGACGAGATCACGGCGAGTGTTGCGGGAGATATCGAGCCGGCGCTGGCCGAGGCCGAGCAGCAGCGGGTGTTGCGCAAGCCGCCGGAGCGGCTCGATGCCTGGGAAGCCTACCAGCGAGGACTTTGGCATTTCAACAAATACCGACCGGAGGAAAACCAGACCGCACAGACCTTTTTTCGCCAAGCCATCGCGCTCGATCCGAATTTCGCTCCCGGCCACTACGGAAATGCGCTGGCTCTCCAGTGGGGCATCTGGCACTTCTCGAGTCGCCCTTTCCTGGAGGTTCAAGAAACCGCGCGTGAAGAAGCGCAAATCGCGGTATCGCTCGACGACAAGGATGCGATGGCGCATGCTGTGCTGGCACACATGATGATGTGGGGCGGCCAGTGGGAGGCGGCGATCGCCGAAGCGCGCACCGCGGTTGCCCTCAATCCAAACAGCGCCTTTGTCATCAGCATGCTTGGTTGTGTACTCGGGTTCGGCGGCTATCGAGAGGAAGCACTCGAGCGGTTGCAGCAGGCAATGCGTGCCAGCCCACACGATCCCCTGATTTGGCTTTGGTCGATCTGGCGTGCGCTCTTGCAGTTTTTTTCACGCGATTTCGTCGCTGCGCTGCAGACATTGCGCCAAGTTGTTCGCCTGCGCCCGAGCTATGCTCCCCCTTTCGAATACGTCGCCGCGTCGCTCGCTTATCTCGGGCAATTGGACGAGGCGCGCGAAGCACTGGAACGTGTTCCCCCGCAATCGGCGGAGCAACTTCGGCGTTGGCAGCAAAGGCCGCCCTGGATGCGGCCAGAGGATTATGCGCTACGGGTCGAAGGCGTCCACCTTGCAGCCGGAGTGCGGGGTTGA
- a CDS encoding carbohydrate porin — protein MDQDVVAILRTLNCTSPKRRKCGDKARIFIVIGAACMLAQQLSATPTRAETPDSSRSLSAPAANTKPKSSETKIVAKKKEAKPVAKNTEDNNRPILPINDTNNRSTLDNLRALDKVLGYKGWNIPFPSFTDTLLLDDGGFRTALASQGIGFLHFGIMLSQANMLDTPRSVPNSYPPCTYQNHLGGICAGNQAYFGESFGLGYNHNTYLTYDLGRVGLEGGQLQAHIVSQTSNNEAFLVNDAGVVGVSWYQPLFDNKVEFKVGWLAPIAELIGLGIGGNYAQPFGSAASIPVELGMAIVPAFAPGLRAKLNITDTVYDQIYVQRSLPVRGVTGNPIYDEISRSKNNFWPNFGSDVAGTGVFLLDELGYRQHEKSGVLSTWVRGGLILNTTEFTDFSSVRSAGTKSNVPGVYLLADQQLWQQAPSSDASSYRGIYAGFTYMYTPPETAAFYQYYEARAYWIGPFDSRPQDMLTFSYTHNDISKYITALTNRNSALTNVFANKYTNTYSLTYFARLMPGVYGTVGIAYTDHPSISYFPTEGSSLNFLGSLVFNL, from the coding sequence ATGGATCAAGACGTTGTTGCAATCCTGCGGACTTTGAACTGCACATCTCCCAAACGACGCAAATGCGGCGATAAAGCGCGAATATTCATAGTCATAGGTGCTGCTTGTATGCTGGCGCAGCAACTCTCCGCTACACCTACCCGCGCTGAAACCCCCGATTCGAGTCGCTCATTAAGCGCGCCCGCGGCAAATACCAAACCGAAGTCATCTGAAACAAAGATCGTCGCAAAGAAAAAGGAAGCAAAACCCGTCGCAAAGAACACAGAAGATAACAACCGTCCGATTCTTCCGATCAATGACACCAACAACCGCTCTACCCTGGATAACCTTCGCGCCCTGGATAAGGTACTTGGTTACAAGGGATGGAATATTCCGTTTCCGTCGTTCACCGATACGCTTCTTCTCGACGATGGGGGCTTCCGCACAGCGTTGGCCTCTCAGGGAATCGGATTTCTGCACTTCGGGATAATGCTAAGCCAGGCAAATATGTTGGATACGCCTCGCAGCGTGCCAAATTCCTATCCACCGTGCACGTATCAGAACCATCTGGGAGGGATTTGTGCAGGCAACCAGGCCTATTTTGGCGAGTCGTTCGGCCTTGGTTATAACCATAATACATATCTAACTTATGATCTCGGACGAGTCGGCCTCGAGGGAGGGCAACTCCAGGCCCATATCGTGTCCCAGACATCAAATAATGAAGCCTTTTTGGTCAACGATGCCGGAGTTGTCGGTGTCTCTTGGTATCAACCGCTCTTTGACAACAAGGTTGAGTTCAAAGTCGGTTGGCTTGCTCCTATCGCAGAATTAATTGGGCTAGGCATTGGAGGGAATTACGCGCAACCCTTCGGCTCCGCGGCCTCGATTCCGGTCGAACTCGGCATGGCGATTGTACCCGCATTTGCACCGGGCCTGCGCGCGAAACTGAATATCACTGATACCGTATACGACCAGATTTATGTTCAACGGAGTCTCCCGGTAAGAGGCGTTACCGGCAACCCGATTTACGACGAGATCAGCCGCAGCAAGAATAATTTTTGGCCAAATTTCGGCTCTGACGTTGCGGGGACCGGAGTTTTTCTGCTGGATGAGCTTGGCTATCGGCAGCACGAAAAATCAGGCGTTCTGTCGACGTGGGTACGAGGCGGACTGATACTTAATACAACCGAGTTCACCGATTTTTCATCGGTGAGAAGTGCCGGCACAAAGTCCAACGTGCCTGGAGTTTACCTTTTGGCAGATCAACAGCTGTGGCAGCAGGCTCCGTCTTCGGATGCGTCGTCCTACCGCGGAATATATGCTGGGTTTACATATATGTATACGCCGCCGGAAACCGCGGCATTTTACCAGTATTACGAGGCGCGCGCATATTGGATTGGGCCATTTGATAGCCGTCCGCAAGACATGCTAACCTTTAGCTATACGCACAATGATATTAGCAAATATATTACCGCTCTAACAAATCGGAATTCCGCACTTACAAACGTATTTGCGAACAAGTACACCAACACATATAGCCTCACCTACTTTGCACGTTTGATGCCCGGCGTTTATGGAACGGTCGGCATCGCATATACGGATCATCCGAGTATTTCATACTTTCCCACAGAGGGGTCCTCATTGAATTTTCTAGGATCTCTGGTCTTCAATTTGTAG
- a CDS encoding CDP-alcohol phosphatidyltransferase family protein: protein MAGSIAVGSVLCAFPDRPALFGILPAWVLVRTACASLDGTLAVEFGQKSRLGGVLNETGDILSEIALFLPLMFISSCTVAKGSIVIALVVLSEFVGLAGPAFGDQRRVEGPLGKADRSFVLSIGGAAAFLGFLPNPTWPASLALCIGAALTGWNRLCMVVKN, encoded by the coding sequence TTGGCCGGATCGATCGCGGTCGGCTCCGTCCTCTGTGCGTTTCCCGACAGGCCCGCGCTTTTCGGGATTCTTCCGGCGTGGGTCCTCGTCCGGACCGCCTGCGCCTCGCTCGACGGCACGTTGGCGGTCGAGTTCGGACAAAAGAGTCGCTTGGGTGGCGTGCTGAACGAGACTGGCGACATCCTTTCCGAGATCGCTTTATTTCTTCCATTGATGTTCATCTCGTCTTGCACCGTCGCAAAAGGCTCGATCGTGATCGCGCTCGTTGTGCTGAGCGAATTCGTCGGCCTGGCCGGCCCCGCGTTCGGCGACCAGCGCCGCGTTGAAGGTCCCTTGGGTAAGGCCGATCGCTCGTTCGTGCTTTCGATCGGCGGCGCCGCCGCCTTCCTGGGGTTTTTACCAAACCCGACCTGGCCGGCCTCGCTCGCTCTCTGCATCGGAGCCGCGCTCACCGGCTGGAATCGGCTGTGCATGGTCGTCAAAAACTAG
- a CDS encoding methylated-DNA--[protein]-cysteine S-methyltransferase produces the protein MNTPAPNTTEPEILLFGYGETELGQIVVAETRRGVAALFLGEDRAKLFRDLEQAFPCTRLVLDQAALETTISRAISMIDTPRAAVELSLDLRGSPIEMAVWKALMSIPIGETRTYGQIAKNLPIAATAKEVGAACAANRIAVAVPCHRVVKADGSVAGYRWGVKRKLRLINREGIDL, from the coding sequence ATGAATACGCCGGCCCCCAACACGACCGAGCCCGAGATCCTTCTTTTCGGCTATGGAGAAACCGAGCTCGGGCAGATCGTCGTGGCCGAAACCAGGCGCGGCGTTGCGGCGCTGTTCCTCGGCGAGGATCGAGCGAAGCTGTTTCGCGATCTGGAGCAGGCGTTTCCGTGCACGCGGCTCGTTCTCGATCAGGCCGCCCTTGAGACTACGATCAGCCGTGCCATCTCGATGATCGATACGCCGCGCGCCGCAGTCGAGTTGTCGCTCGATCTGCGTGGATCGCCCATCGAAATGGCGGTCTGGAAGGCGTTGATGTCCATCCCGATCGGGGAAACACGGACATATGGCCAAATCGCAAAGAATTTGCCGATCGCGGCGACGGCTAAAGAGGTCGGTGCGGCTTGCGCCGCAAATCGCATTGCCGTCGCCGTGCCGTGCCACCGCGTCGTGAAGGCCGACGGATCGGTTGCCGGTTATCGTTGGGGCGTGAAGCGCAAGCTTCGATTGATCAATAGAGAGGGTATCGACCTATGA
- a CDS encoding 2OG-Fe(II) oxygenase, translated as MKNGTEKTTKGNGATVTAAIQARVERVDWERIYADLDAQGWAIAPKLLTHAEADAVVGLYHRGDGFRSHVIMGRHGFGRGEYKYFSYPLPPIIQALRAAAYPHLVPVANKWHERMSKDVRFPANHAAFLDRCHKAGQVRPTPLLLEYAPEDYNCLHRDLYGEHVFPIQIAILLDQPGEDFEGGEFVMTEQRPRMQTRAMVLPLKKGDAAIFAVNSRPMKGVRGDYQVKLNHGVSKLYSGRRHTVGVIFHDAT; from the coding sequence ATGAAAAACGGGACTGAGAAGACCACCAAGGGAAACGGAGCCACGGTGACGGCGGCGATTCAGGCGCGCGTGGAGCGCGTCGACTGGGAACGGATCTACGCCGATCTCGACGCCCAAGGTTGGGCCATCGCGCCGAAGCTTCTGACCCACGCGGAAGCCGATGCGGTCGTCGGCCTCTACCATCGGGGTGACGGCTTCCGGAGCCACGTCATCATGGGCCGGCACGGTTTCGGTCGCGGTGAGTACAAATACTTCAGCTATCCGCTGCCGCCGATCATCCAGGCGCTGCGGGCGGCGGCCTATCCCCATCTGGTGCCGGTCGCAAACAAATGGCACGAGCGCATGAGCAAGGACGTGCGGTTCCCCGCGAATCATGCCGCATTCCTCGATCGCTGCCACAAGGCGGGCCAGGTCCGTCCTACGCCCCTTCTGCTGGAGTACGCGCCTGAAGACTACAACTGTCTTCACCGTGATCTGTACGGCGAGCACGTCTTTCCGATTCAGATCGCGATTCTGCTGGACCAGCCGGGCGAGGACTTTGAAGGGGGCGAGTTCGTCATGACCGAGCAACGCCCTCGCATGCAAACGCGCGCAATGGTTTTGCCCCTCAAGAAGGGGGACGCTGCCATCTTTGCCGTGAACAGTCGACCGATGAAGGGTGTTCGTGGCGACTACCAGGTGAAGCTGAATCACGGCGTCAGCAAACTCTACTCGGGGAGACGCCATACGGTCGGCGTGATCTTCCACGACGCGACCTGA
- a CDS encoding MFS transporter, with product MDLSHPTAGATELPANQLDSLRVTPLHWAILVLCALGLAFDVIESALSYALSVAFSSPPHQVAPYQLALLLGSIAAGGAIGAPLLGWLADRSGRRLALSLSLLVSAVTSLLAAASPDVAWLTFFRVLSGMALGAYPPLMATYLSDVLPAARRGMLILLVCAIGALGAPAVVLLIRTLTPLQPFGLDGWRCALIIGAVGAATTGAAFRTLPESPRWLAAAARFEAAIDAYNRFFRHAGYEAVRPGARLHAPVAGVERASFWFGAARAYRPRTALLCALYFLASWGMNSFPLLSGAVLVEKGFRVADSLLYLAVSLFGPSIGALLAATFIDRIERRTTLALCAAAMAATGMWFATSNAPVLLMATGTAFNMMVAIYGGALSVYGAELFPTALRATVSSTAWAVNRVTSALAPLVLLPLLKSAGPLAMTAVIALAMCASAALLLAFGERGLSGKPVV from the coding sequence ATGGATCTTTCGCACCCGACGGCCGGAGCGACAGAGCTCCCGGCAAACCAACTCGATAGCCTGCGGGTCACGCCGCTGCACTGGGCGATCCTGGTCCTGTGCGCCCTTGGCCTCGCCTTCGACGTGATCGAGTCGGCGCTCAGCTATGCGCTCTCGGTGGCATTCTCGAGTCCGCCGCATCAGGTCGCGCCGTATCAGCTCGCGCTCTTGCTCGGATCGATCGCCGCTGGCGGCGCGATCGGCGCCCCGCTGCTCGGGTGGCTTGCGGACCGCAGCGGGCGCCGCCTTGCGCTCAGCTTGAGCCTGCTCGTGTCGGCGGTGACCTCGCTGCTGGCTGCGGCGAGCCCGGATGTCGCTTGGTTGACATTCTTCCGTGTGCTGTCCGGGATGGCGCTCGGCGCCTATCCGCCGCTGATGGCCACCTATCTTTCCGACGTGCTGCCGGCGGCGCGCCGCGGCATGCTGATCCTCCTGGTCTGCGCGATCGGCGCTCTCGGTGCGCCCGCCGTCGTGCTCTTGATCCGCACCCTCACGCCGCTGCAGCCATTCGGCCTCGACGGCTGGCGCTGCGCTCTGATCATCGGGGCCGTCGGCGCCGCCACGACCGGCGCGGCGTTTCGCACGCTGCCGGAGTCGCCACGCTGGCTGGCCGCCGCCGCGCGCTTCGAGGCCGCCATCGATGCGTACAACCGCTTTTTCCGCCATGCCGGATACGAGGCCGTTCGGCCTGGCGCGCGGCTGCATGCGCCCGTTGCCGGTGTCGAGCGTGCGAGCTTCTGGTTCGGTGCAGCGCGTGCGTATCGGCCGCGAACAGCTTTGCTCTGCGCGCTATATTTCCTCGCTTCTTGGGGGATGAACAGCTTTCCGCTGCTCAGCGGCGCTGTGCTGGTCGAAAAGGGATTCCGCGTTGCGGATTCGCTGCTCTATCTCGCCGTCTCGCTGTTCGGTCCCTCGATCGGCGCGCTGCTGGCGGCAACCTTCATCGATCGCATCGAACGGCGTACGACGCTGGCGCTATGCGCGGCCGCAATGGCGGCCACGGGTATGTGGTTCGCGACCAGCAATGCGCCGGTGCTGCTCATGGCGACGGGCACGGCATTCAATATGATGGTTGCGATCTATGGAGGCGCGCTGTCGGTCTATGGTGCGGAGCTGTTTCCGACCGCGCTGCGCGCAACCGTCTCTTCGACCGCCTGGGCGGTGAATCGCGTCACCTCCGCGCTGGCGCCGCTCGTCCTGCTGCCGCTGCTCAAATCTGCCGGCCCGCTGGCAATGACGGCGGTGATCGCTTTAGCCATGTGCGCCAGCGCGGCCCTTCTCCTTGCGTTCGGCGAACGCGGCCTCTCGGGTAAGCCGGTGGTGTAG
- a CDS encoding ester cyclase, with protein MSLQDDNKAIVGQWFDRFWGKTFDASVIEQIAAPDMLLKYSLHEPRRGRADIKNFITDFRAAFRDLNFWGTADLLAEGDYVIGQWEGGGTHTGPAFKDFLAGSLSANTGKTMRFTGVTILKLKDGKIVEEIGLDDGVACLTQLGILKAA; from the coding sequence ATGAGCTTGCAAGATGACAACAAGGCGATCGTCGGTCAGTGGTTCGATCGATTCTGGGGAAAGACCTTCGATGCGAGCGTGATCGAGCAGATCGCAGCGCCGGACATGCTGCTGAAGTATTCTCTGCACGAACCCCGCCGAGGGCGGGCGGATATCAAGAACTTCATCACCGATTTCCGCGCCGCATTCCGCGACCTGAACTTCTGGGGTACAGCCGATCTTCTCGCCGAGGGCGACTACGTCATCGGACAATGGGAAGGCGGCGGCACCCACACCGGACCGGCGTTCAAGGATTTCCTGGCTGGCAGCCTGTCTGCCAACACGGGCAAGACGATGCGCTTCACCGGCGTGACCATTCTCAAGCTGAAGGATGGCAAGATCGTCGAGGAAATCGGCCTCGATGACGGCGTCGCGTGTTTGACCCAGCTCGGCATCCTGAAGGCTGCCTAA
- a CDS encoding gamma-glutamylcyclotransferase: MAEIYLRDAPYLRLLSEEEREASLDVMLEAKPEGSVWIFGYGSLIWNPAVKFVERRIAKVEGWHRSFCMSIVAGRASPASPGLMLGLDGGGECLGSAFRLDDADVRSELTLLWRREMLCRGAYVPKWLELHDEDGVGFGHAVAFTIDPEGEKYVGNMPAEVAVRRLASASGGLGSCADYLFQTRDGLRAHGIPDLALEHLANRVEIALAA; encoded by the coding sequence ATGGCGGAGATCTACTTGAGGGACGCGCCATACCTCCGGCTTCTGAGCGAGGAAGAACGCGAAGCCTCCCTCGACGTGATGTTGGAGGCGAAGCCCGAAGGCAGCGTATGGATCTTCGGCTACGGCTCGTTGATCTGGAATCCGGCAGTCAAATTCGTCGAACGGCGCATCGCCAAAGTCGAGGGATGGCATCGCTCGTTCTGCATGTCCATCGTCGCGGGTCGAGCTTCTCCCGCCTCTCCGGGCTTGATGCTGGGCCTGGACGGCGGTGGGGAATGCCTTGGGAGCGCTTTCCGGCTCGACGACGCCGACGTCCGTTCGGAATTAACCCTGCTTTGGCGGCGCGAGATGCTGTGTCGCGGAGCCTATGTTCCAAAGTGGTTGGAGCTCCATGATGAAGACGGGGTGGGCTTCGGCCATGCCGTCGCCTTCACGATCGATCCGGAGGGCGAGAAATACGTCGGCAATATGCCCGCGGAGGTCGCGGTGCGACGCCTGGCCTCTGCGTCGGGCGGATTGGGGTCTTGCGCGGACTACCTCTTTCAGACGCGAGACGGACTGCGCGCTCACGGAATACCCGACCTTGCCCTCGAGCACCTTGCGAACCGCGTCGAAATCGCCCTGGCGGCGTAA
- a CDS encoding adenylyltransferase/cytidyltransferase family protein — MIRIGYVPGAFDLFHIGHLNILRQAKENCDYLIAGVAADDVLIRHKGVTPVIPLLERLEIVRNVRYVNMAHAAMTYDKIEIWKELRFNVLFKGDDWRGTEKGNRLERDFARVGVDVIYFHYTQATSSSALRRTLQNIDAIATRTRNVAALEAAIAA, encoded by the coding sequence ATGATCCGTATCGGGTACGTGCCGGGCGCCTTCGATCTTTTCCATATCGGGCACCTGAATATTCTACGGCAGGCGAAGGAGAACTGCGACTATCTCATCGCCGGCGTGGCCGCGGACGACGTGCTGATCCGACACAAAGGCGTGACGCCCGTGATACCGCTGCTCGAGCGACTCGAGATCGTTCGCAATGTCCGGTACGTGAACATGGCGCACGCCGCGATGACGTACGACAAGATAGAGATCTGGAAGGAATTGCGTTTCAACGTGTTGTTCAAGGGCGACGACTGGCGCGGAACCGAAAAGGGCAACAGGCTGGAGCGCGATTTCGCCAGAGTAGGTGTCGACGTGATCTATTTTCACTACACACAAGCCACCTCGAGCAGCGCTCTCCGCCGGACTTTGCAGAATATCGACGCTATCGCGACCCGGACCCGCAACGTCGCGGCGCTCGAAGCCGCGATCGCCGCCTGA
- a CDS encoding DUF2066 domain-containing protein translates to MATEAADLYRAQAIVTGQGEANRIIGFASCLEDVLIKVSGAQKLAGDRRLAAYKPKAKGFVRAFSYHDQMSGTPTRDEQGTRDRPYDLIVDFDEKKIDDVLKALGLKPWLSRRPVLGVFVEMQQDLKKYMVTADADQSELQRESLLAAAGKRGMTIALPGVAALAKLSINGVGLRTMTSSTLASVAAQQGGEIALVGRLVWVDRELGWATQWQMDWQSRTHRWQVRGVTFDEAFRRGIGGAAQILSNNGDPA, encoded by the coding sequence ATGGCGACCGAAGCGGCTGACCTATATCGAGCGCAGGCAATCGTCACGGGCCAAGGCGAGGCAAACCGCATCATCGGCTTCGCCTCTTGTTTGGAGGACGTTCTCATAAAAGTATCCGGTGCGCAGAAGCTTGCGGGCGACCGTCGATTGGCAGCATACAAACCGAAGGCGAAAGGTTTCGTCAGGGCATTTAGCTATCACGACCAAATGTCGGGCACTCCAACTCGCGACGAGCAGGGCACCCGCGATCGACCATACGATCTGATCGTCGACTTTGATGAAAAGAAAATCGACGACGTTCTCAAGGCACTTGGCCTCAAGCCGTGGCTTTCACGCCGTCCGGTCCTTGGGGTCTTTGTCGAGATGCAACAAGACCTGAAAAAGTACATGGTCACAGCTGATGCAGACCAGTCCGAATTACAACGTGAATCACTGCTCGCAGCAGCCGGCAAGCGGGGGATGACTATTGCGTTGCCCGGCGTGGCAGCATTGGCGAAATTGAGCATCAATGGCGTGGGGCTCAGGACGATGACTTCCTCGACATTGGCTTCGGTCGCGGCCCAGCAGGGTGGGGAAATCGCTCTGGTCGGGCGATTGGTCTGGGTCGATCGGGAGCTCGGATGGGCCACGCAGTGGCAGATGGACTGGCAGAGCCGGACGCACCGATGGCAGGTTCGCGGAGTCACGTTTGATGAAGCTTTCCGACGCGGCATCGGCGGCGCTGCTCAGATTTTATCAAACAACGGCGATCCGGCATAG